One part of the Caproiciproducens sp. CPB-2 genome encodes these proteins:
- a CDS encoding recombinase family protein, translating into MKQSNNKKHNMNTAALYCRLSRDDNLDCESNSITNQKAILKKVAKEKGYEDIQVFVDDGISGTTLDRPGFQQMIKAIEAGFISAVLVKDLSRLGRDYLKVGYYTEDFFPAHDVRLIAVSDGVDSDESDNEFTPFRNIMNEWYAKDISKKRRIVNKLKGNSGVPLSPPALWVSERP; encoded by the coding sequence TTGAAACAGTCAAACAATAAAAAGCACAACATGAATACCGCCGCCCTGTACTGCCGTTTGAGCCGTGACGATAATCTTGATTGCGAATCCAACAGCATTACGAATCAAAAAGCTATTCTAAAAAAAGTGGCAAAGGAAAAAGGATACGAGGATATTCAGGTTTTCGTAGATGATGGGATAAGCGGAACAACTCTTGACCGCCCCGGCTTTCAGCAGATGATAAAAGCAATTGAGGCAGGCTTTATATCGGCTGTTCTTGTAAAAGACCTATCCCGTCTCGGACGCGATTACTTGAAAGTCGGCTACTATACCGAAGATTTTTTCCCTGCTCACGATGTACGGTTGATTGCCGTTTCGGATGGTGTGGACAGCGACGAGAGCGATAACGAATTTACCCCGTTTCGCAATATCATGAACGAGTGGTACGCGAAAGATATTTCCAAGAAGCGCCGCATCGTCAATAAGCTCAAAGGGAATTCCGGCGTCCCGCTTTCACCCCCCGCCCTATGGGTATCGGAAAGACCCTGA